The genomic region ATTCTTTTGATCTCTTCATCTTTAAGTTTTAAAAGTTCATTCAACTCATCAATAATACTTTTATACTCCTCTTCAACTTCTTTTAATTTTAATTCTAACTTATTCCTCATCTCCTTCTCTTTTAAATCTTCAATTTCTTTAATTAATCTTTCTTTCTCTCTTTCAAATTCTTTTTTTAACTGCTCTCTTTCAAATTCAATTTTTTTCTTTTCAATATTCCTCCAATTTTCAAAATCTTCTTCTAACCTCCCCCTCTCTCTTTCAATAAACTCCCCCAAATTATGAATTCTACTTTCTAATTCTCTAATTTTGGTATTAACTCCTTCAATAAACCTCCTAAACCAATCATACTTCATTCCTTCAGATATTGCTTTATCCATTTTTTCCTTATAATTTAACCATTTTTCTTTTGCGAAATCCCTAATATACAGCCTAATAGTGTGGTCTTTTATACATTCATCAACCTTATCTCCAATGCCATTATAATACTCTTTTAATAAACTTAGGGTTTCATCAAAGCCCTTGTATTGGGCGTTCATAATTTCTCTAACAATATCATCAACACTCCAAATCTCAAAGACGTTATATTTTAATATATAACCAATCAACTCTAATTCTTTCTCCTTGTATTTATTTAAGGCAGGAAAATGTTCATTATTGTAATAAAAACTATATGCTAAGACCCCCAACGCCCATTCAAAAGTTCTCCTTGTTGCCCTATCAATATCATCTAAAAACTCACCACAATGCCCCTCCTTATACAAATTATAATTTTTTCTAATCTTATTCCATAAGGCAACTCTTTCCTCAAAATCTTCATTAACAATATCAAATCCTTCCCTAACAACACTCTTTGCTGGACTTTTTAGTTTTTCCAAACAATTAAAGTTCCCATTATCACCAAAAAGCATTTTCATCCCCCTTTAACAATAAAACTCATTTCTTCATCAATCTTTTCTGAGAGAAAATCAACAACTTCTCCATAACCTTCAATTTCAAATATTATATTAGAATTTAGTGTAATTTTTATTATTCCCCTCCCTTTTTTTGTATAAATTTCATATTTTGCCGTCTTTCCAATTGAAGAGACATAAGAACCTCCCATCTTTGCCATTAGATAGTCAATAAACTTTTCCAGAAACTCCCTGTCGTTAATTTTATATTTTAAAATCTTTCTTTCTTTTGGGATTTTTTTCTTTACCTCCTCTATTTTGTAGAGTTTTAGTTTTTCCTCTTCATTCCCTTCCAACTTTGATGATATTTCTTTAACAAACTCATCTATATCATCAACATCAACTATTATGGCAGTTTTTTTTATTTTTTCTATTCTTCCTCTTTTACTCCACTTTTCAATGAGGTAATCAACCCTTTTCCTCTCAATGTCCTTATCATAATTCACCACTACTAGATGCATAATCTCACGAGTATTAAATTGGATTTTTGTCTTTATATAATTTTCGATTTTATGGTTATTAATTTAATTTTCCAAAGTGGAAAAAATATTTTATTTGAATATTTAATTAGTTGGATTTTAGATGAGATAAAAAATAAATTTGAAAATTTTAAAAACCTACGGCTACTTACACAATAAAAAGAATTTAAATGTCATCTACTTCTATTGCTTTAAAAGGACACACTTTAACACAACTTTTGCATCCTATGCATTCATTTTCATCAAATACAACGTTAAATTCCTCATCCATCTTAATAGCCTCAACTGGACACATAGTTATGCATGCTCCACAATCAACGCATTTTTCTTCATCTCTTTTTATAACCCTTGATATTTCCTCAATTTCTCCATATTTACTTAAATATTTAATTGCCTCATCAACTTTCTCCTCATCTCCATTTAATTCTAAGATTAGGAAAGCCTCCTGTGGCTCTATTTTTGCCTTTAAAATATTGATGTTAACTTTTGTATCCAATATTGCATTTGAGATTATTGGTTTGTGCACATTCTCTGATGGAACCCATAGATATATCCTCTTCCTCATAACATCACCATTTAATGGTATAACCAACCAATTTTGATAAATCTTCAGAAGTTACCATCCCTACAACTTTATTATTTTTGTCCACAACTGGAACTCCTGAGATGTTGTATTTGTCCATCTTTCTTGCTACAACGTCAACGGGCTCGTTTACAGTTGTAGTGACTACATTTCTCGTCATAATCTCTTCGATGGATGTTTTGTTTTGAGCAATGGCCTTCGCTATGTCCCAGGAGGTTATTATGCCAACCAACCTTCCAAACTCATCCACAATAGGCAAGTGGTTTATATTAT from Methanotorris formicicus Mc-S-70 harbors:
- a CDS encoding 4Fe-4S binding protein; protein product: MRKRIYLWVPSENVHKPIISNAILDTKVNINILKAKIEPQEAFLILELNGDEEKVDEAIKYLSKYGEIEEISRVIKRDEEKCVDCGACITMCPVEAIKMDEEFNVVFDENECIGCKSCVKVCPFKAIEVDDI